Proteins encoded in a region of the Spirochaetota bacterium genome:
- a CDS encoding acyl carrier protein, protein MGIFEDVKEVIVSQLGVDEGKVSQQSSFVDDLGADSLDTVELVMELEKKFGIEIPDEAAEKIKTVGDAVKYIEEHKK, encoded by the coding sequence ATGGGTATTTTCGAAGACGTCAAAGAAGTCATCGTCAGCCAGCTTGGCGTCGATGAGGGCAAAGTATCGCAGCAGTCGTCGTTCGTCGACGACCTCGGTGCCGACTCTCTCGATACGGTGGAACTCGTGATGGAACTTGAGAAGAAGTTCGGCATCGAGATCCCTGACGAAGCGGCCGAGAAGATCAAGACCGTCGGCGACGCTGTCAAGTACATCGAAGAACACAAGAAGTAG
- the fabG gene encoding 3-oxoacyl-[acyl-carrier-protein] reductase, with translation MDLGIKGKSAVVTGSARGIGRSIAEKLAHEGANIVITDVNDEMAKTTAAEIASKYGVKAVAFKHDVSNSADTEKVVDQAVAAFGTIDMLVNNAGITRDTLMMRMKDEDWDLVIKINLTGVFNCTKAVIRHMLKAKSGSIVNIASVVGMMGNAGQANYSASKGGVIALTKTTAKEVASRGITVNAIAPGFINTDMTKKLPKEVTDKFIAVIPFGRYGEPEEVADAVLFYCSSMARYITGTVLPVDGGMVM, from the coding sequence ATGGACCTCGGAATAAAAGGCAAATCGGCAGTCGTGACCGGCAGCGCACGGGGCATCGGCCGCTCCATCGCCGAAAAGCTCGCCCATGAGGGCGCGAATATCGTCATCACTGACGTCAACGATGAAATGGCAAAGACGACAGCCGCGGAAATAGCCTCGAAATACGGTGTTAAAGCGGTAGCGTTCAAGCATGATGTATCGAATTCAGCCGATACCGAGAAAGTCGTCGATCAGGCGGTGGCGGCATTCGGCACTATCGACATGCTCGTCAATAATGCGGGTATTACCCGCGACACACTCATGATGCGCATGAAAGATGAGGATTGGGATCTGGTGATCAAGATCAACCTTACCGGCGTTTTCAACTGCACCAAGGCGGTCATACGCCATATGCTCAAGGCGAAAAGCGGTTCCATCGTGAACATCGCATCCGTCGTCGGCATGATGGGCAATGCCGGACAGGCGAATTACAGCGCCTCCAAGGGCGGCGTTATCGCCCTTACCAAGACCACAGCGAAAGAAGTGGCCTCGCGCGGCATTACCGTGAATGCCATTGCGCCGGGCTTCATCAATACCGATATGACGAAAAAGCTCCCGAAGGAAGTGACGGACAAGTTCATTGCCGTCATCCCCTTCGGACGATACGGTGAGCCGGAAGAAGTGGCCGATGCGGTGCTCTTCTACTGCTCATCGATGGCACGGTATATAACCGGGACCGTGCTCCCGGTAGACGGCGGCATGGTAATGTGA
- a CDS encoding PTS sugar transporter subunit IIA yields the protein MLQVIDKVKKKHIFESVAAATKDEAIAVIAKLIAAATDSDEKKIATALADREIEESTGIGNSIAIPHGRIKGFGKTEIFITLLANEIDFQSLDGKPVKTVFTLVADEGDADDYVAMLSQTIFLISQRDIMEKIASARTADDVMQTLASAKELESKYENEGQIKYLIELQRADSQLYAYELWESTQKEKNETILYEYKKYKEALETKIDKDMLDQYNRIKEKYSGRALSKIEQGTCSACHITIPKMTVNEVRRQNRIIVCFNCGRILFTH from the coding sequence ATGCTTCAGGTGATCGACAAGGTTAAGAAAAAGCATATTTTTGAAAGTGTCGCCGCTGCGACGAAGGATGAGGCCATCGCTGTTATTGCCAAGCTTATCGCCGCGGCCACCGATTCCGACGAGAAGAAGATAGCCACCGCGCTTGCGGACCGCGAGATAGAGGAAAGCACTGGCATCGGCAATTCCATCGCCATACCCCACGGGCGCATCAAGGGGTTCGGGAAGACCGAGATATTCATCACCCTTCTTGCCAATGAGATAGACTTCCAGTCGCTCGACGGGAAACCGGTGAAAACGGTGTTCACGCTCGTTGCCGATGAGGGCGATGCTGACGATTACGTTGCCATGCTCTCGCAGACGATATTCCTCATCAGCCAGCGCGATATCATGGAAAAGATCGCATCTGCCAGGACCGCCGATGACGTCATGCAGACGCTTGCCTCCGCGAAAGAGCTTGAAAGCAAGTACGAGAACGAAGGCCAGATAAAATACCTCATCGAACTGCAGCGAGCCGATTCGCAGCTCTATGCCTATGAGCTCTGGGAATCGACGCAGAAGGAAAAGAACGAGACGATACTGTACGAATACAAGAAATACAAGGAAGCCCTGGAAACGAAGATAGACAAGGATATGCTCGATCAGTACAACCGCATCAAGGAAAAATACAGCGGACGGGCGCTTTCGAAAATAGAGCAGGGAACCTGTTCGGCATGTCATATCACGATACCGAAGATGACGGTCAATGAGGTGCGCCGGCAGAACCGCATCATCGTATGTTTCAACTGCGGGCGGATACTTTTCACGCACTAG
- the leuD gene encoding 3-isopropylmalate dehydratase small subunit has protein sequence MTAHGTAHTFGAHVNTDEIIPARYLNSSDPAELAAHCMEDADASFVKKARPGDIICARENFGCGSSREHAPIAIKAAGISCVIAESFARIFYRNAINIGLPILESKEASVDIASGDTVTVDFDAGTIRNVTKGREYKVTSFPPFMQKLIASGGLMNYAKARLKA, from the coding sequence ATGACTGCACACGGTACTGCTCACACGTTCGGCGCGCACGTGAATACGGACGAGATAATCCCGGCGCGCTATCTCAATTCGTCCGATCCTGCCGAACTTGCGGCGCACTGCATGGAGGATGCCGATGCATCCTTCGTGAAGAAGGCGAGACCGGGCGACATCATCTGCGCACGGGAGAATTTCGGCTGCGGCTCGTCGCGTGAGCACGCGCCGATAGCGATAAAGGCCGCCGGCATCAGCTGTGTCATCGCCGAATCGTTCGCGCGCATCTTCTACCGCAATGCGATCAATATCGGGCTTCCCATCCTCGAATCGAAGGAAGCATCCGTCGATATCGCCTCGGGGGATACGGTCACCGTGGATTTCGACGCCGGCACGATACGCAATGTCACGAAGGGCCGGGAATACAAGGTCACCTCGTTCCCGCCGTTCATGCAGAAGCTCATCGCATCAGGCGGCCTTATGAACTATGCGAAAGCGCGCTTGAAGGCGTAG
- a CDS encoding metallophosphoesterase yields the protein MPEELLTILHASDIHISPKRPEFTENFRAVMRYANRIKPDIFLITGDLIENIKEEEFRFYRKETEVIEMETWAVPGNHDLGNKKSVAGWVTHDRLSAYRRTVGEDRWHKVKNGVHFIGYNSVILESGYPEEREQNTWLMHELDAVPKGAPLVLCTHYPLFIGDPKEHSPEVKYWTVDSPSREKFLAIIKERKVLAYLCGHRHIPRKNRYADTDCIIAPSTAFSLGDVRESTAFNMVKIYADRIAVEEISIASILH from the coding sequence GTGCCGGAAGAACTCCTTACCATACTGCACGCGAGCGATATCCATATCTCACCGAAGCGTCCGGAGTTCACCGAGAACTTTCGCGCGGTGATGCGGTACGCCAACAGGATAAAACCCGACATCTTTCTCATCACCGGCGACCTCATCGAGAACATCAAGGAAGAGGAATTCCGTTTCTATCGCAAAGAGACCGAAGTGATAGAGATGGAGACGTGGGCCGTCCCCGGCAATCATGACCTTGGGAACAAGAAAAGCGTCGCCGGCTGGGTGACGCATGACAGGCTCTCGGCGTATCGGCGTACGGTGGGAGAGGACCGCTGGCATAAGGTGAAGAACGGCGTCCATTTCATCGGCTACAACAGCGTCATTCTCGAGAGTGGGTACCCCGAAGAGCGTGAGCAGAACACCTGGCTCATGCACGAACTGGATGCCGTGCCGAAGGGTGCACCGCTCGTGCTGTGCACGCATTATCCGCTTTTCATCGGTGATCCGAAAGAGCATTCACCGGAAGTGAAATACTGGACGGTCGATTCCCCCTCGCGCGAGAAATTCCTTGCTATCATCAAGGAGCGCAAGGTGCTCGCGTATCTCTGCGGGCATCGGCACATACCGCGGAAGAACCGCTATGCGGACACCGACTGCATCATCGCGCCGTCCACTGCGTTCAGCCTGGGGGATGTGCGCGAGAGCACCGCGTTCAATATGGTGAAGATATATGCCGATCGTATCGCCGTCGAAGAGATATCCATCGCATCGATACTGCATTAA
- a CDS encoding tagaturonate epimerase family protein, whose amino-acid sequence MNPIIALMAKERILFQSGGTVRKNKDGGAYTLGDACLYRNSMYRRGPVLYCIGRVGTQKDLFLASHTAFTSAFTGVMTHENDIHLQTVRMTFENSLVLRKLFPFTAPISLRTKRTTIGCGDRLGLATPGQLAAIRNFDAYPVLAQQSIRELTLTKRTYRDVTAAAAFLVFQSGYERGYGADGDHLKTLADIDTALAAGMPMITLDLTNTMNPDAVSWNASRIGNEFDKLPDAERARIMKTYAGRMFAVPGEKIFITETEAKRCALMYGKAISFSKEVNDHIKAKRGNRYDLEISIDETTAPTLPEHHLFIIRELRRQKVLVNSLAPRFIGEFQKAIDYIGDAAEFDRQFRMHSAIAKANGNYKISVHSGSDKFAVYPSVGKYTGGRLHLKTAGTSWLEAVRTIAAKAPSLYRILHAKAFAYAPEALKLYHITADFRKIPDIAGKSDTDLRSYLDMNESRQLIHITYGGLLNDPAVRDEFFSALALYEEAHYGFLAAHFTKHLTLLGVRKR is encoded by the coding sequence GTGAACCCCATTATCGCACTTATGGCCAAGGAAAGAATTTTATTCCAGAGCGGAGGAACGGTCCGGAAGAACAAGGACGGCGGTGCCTATACGCTCGGGGATGCGTGCCTCTACAGGAATTCGATGTATCGCAGGGGTCCCGTGCTCTATTGCATCGGCCGCGTCGGGACACAGAAGGACCTCTTCCTCGCATCACACACAGCGTTCACTTCAGCGTTCACCGGCGTCATGACGCATGAGAACGATATACACCTGCAGACCGTGCGGATGACCTTTGAGAACTCGCTCGTGCTCCGAAAGCTCTTCCCGTTCACCGCGCCCATATCGCTCCGCACGAAACGGACCACCATCGGCTGCGGCGACCGCTTAGGTCTTGCGACACCCGGTCAGCTTGCGGCGATACGCAATTTCGACGCGTACCCGGTGCTTGCGCAGCAGTCGATACGCGAACTTACGCTCACCAAACGCACGTATCGCGATGTTACGGCCGCGGCGGCATTCCTCGTCTTTCAGTCGGGGTATGAACGCGGCTACGGCGCGGACGGCGATCACTTAAAGACGCTTGCGGACATCGATACCGCGCTTGCGGCCGGCATGCCGATGATAACCCTCGATCTTACGAACACGATGAACCCGGATGCGGTGTCCTGGAATGCGAGCAGGATCGGCAATGAATTCGACAAGCTCCCGGATGCGGAACGTGCGCGTATCATGAAGACCTATGCCGGGAGAATGTTCGCCGTTCCCGGCGAGAAGATATTCATCACGGAGACGGAGGCGAAACGCTGTGCGCTCATGTACGGCAAGGCGATATCGTTCTCAAAGGAAGTGAACGATCACATCAAAGCGAAGCGCGGGAACAGGTACGATCTTGAGATAAGCATCGATGAGACGACGGCGCCCACGCTTCCCGAGCATCATCTCTTCATCATACGCGAACTGCGAAGGCAGAAGGTGCTCGTCAATTCGCTCGCGCCGCGCTTCATCGGCGAATTCCAGAAAGCCATCGACTATATCGGCGATGCCGCCGAATTCGACCGGCAGTTCCGCATGCACTCTGCGATAGCGAAGGCCAACGGCAATTACAAGATATCCGTCCATTCAGGGAGCGACAAATTCGCCGTCTATCCCTCGGTGGGAAAATATACGGGCGGACGCCTGCATCTCAAAACGGCGGGCACGAGCTGGCTTGAGGCGGTGCGTACTATCGCCGCGAAGGCCCCTTCGCTGTACCGCATCCTGCACGCGAAGGCGTTCGCATACGCGCCGGAAGCGTTGAAGCTCTATCACATCACCGCCGATTTCAGGAAGATACCCGACATCGCCGGGAAAAGCGACACGGACCTTCGTTCGTATCTGGACATGAACGAATCCCGCCAGCTCATCCATATCACGTACGGCGGTCTTCTGAACGACCCGGCCGTGCGCGATGAATTCTTCTCGGCGCTCGCGCTCTACGAAGAGGCGCATTACGGTTTCCTCGCCGCGCATTTCACGAAGCATCTCACGCTCCTCGGTGTCCGCAAACGCTGA
- a CDS encoding cell division protein ZapA: MTETSVKVEIFNTTFSIRCTDEADRDYLISLSKYVDRNMFEIARKGNLSDTTNIAILTALNIADELKQEQMKREESFSKLRNRTRKLIELIEEVKDEDS, encoded by the coding sequence GTGACCGAAACGAGCGTCAAGGTCGAGATATTCAATACGACCTTTTCCATACGCTGTACCGATGAGGCCGATCGCGATTATCTCATCTCGCTCTCAAAATACGTCGACCGCAATATGTTCGAGATCGCACGCAAGGGGAACCTTTCTGATACGACGAACATCGCCATACTGACGGCGCTCAATATCGCTGATGAGCTCAAGCAGGAACAGATGAAACGGGAAGAATCGTTCTCCAAGCTCCGTAACCGCACCCGTAAGCTCATCGAGCTTATCGAAGAGGTCAAGGACGAGGATAGCTGA
- the mraY gene encoding phospho-N-acetylmuramoyl-pentapeptide-transferase, with protein sequence MLYWLLYPLKSEIFAFNIFRYITFRSALAALTALIISFVVGPFLIRALQRFSFGQVIRSDGPASHQGKKGTPTMGGVLIVFAVITATVLWGRLDNIKIVFLMVVMVILALVGFLDDYLKIRLKNSKGINGWYKLAAQAAIGLGIGLFLFFFDSTTALVSMKFNEISKTLEVAQVTGIPSTTLFIPFVSEWHFDIRWLYIPFSMLIVMSTSNAVNLTDGLDGLAIGLMIFMAIAYSVFAYVAGHMTASGYLLVPHIRDAAEITVFTASLVGAGLGFLWFNAHPAEMFMGDVGSLSLGGVLGVIAIFLKQEFLLVIVGGVYVAELVSVVIQVVSFKLRKKRVFRMAPLHHHFELSGWHESKVVLRFWIIGALLVLIGIATLKIR encoded by the coding sequence ATGCTCTACTGGCTCCTCTATCCGCTGAAATCAGAGATATTCGCGTTCAATATTTTCCGCTATATCACCTTCCGCTCGGCGCTCGCCGCGCTTACCGCGCTCATCATCTCCTTCGTTGTGGGGCCGTTCCTCATACGCGCATTGCAGCGCTTTTCCTTCGGGCAGGTGATACGCTCGGACGGGCCCGCGTCGCATCAGGGGAAGAAGGGCACGCCGACCATGGGCGGCGTACTTATCGTGTTTGCGGTCATCACCGCTACCGTGCTCTGGGGCAGGCTCGATAATATCAAGATAGTATTTCTCATGGTAGTCATGGTCATTCTCGCCCTGGTGGGATTTCTCGATGATTATCTCAAGATACGCTTGAAGAACAGCAAGGGGATTAACGGCTGGTATAAGCTCGCGGCGCAGGCGGCCATCGGTCTCGGCATCGGTCTCTTCCTTTTCTTTTTCGACAGTACGACCGCGCTCGTGTCGATGAAATTCAACGAGATATCGAAGACGCTCGAGGTAGCGCAGGTGACGGGCATCCCGTCGACGACGCTCTTCATCCCGTTCGTGTCCGAGTGGCATTTCGACATACGCTGGCTCTACATACCGTTCTCCATGCTCATCGTCATGAGCACGAGCAATGCGGTCAATCTCACCGATGGCCTGGACGGGCTCGCCATCGGTCTTATGATATTCATGGCCATAGCCTATTCGGTGTTCGCCTATGTCGCGGGACATATGACCGCGTCCGGGTATCTCCTTGTTCCGCATATACGCGATGCCGCGGAGATAACGGTCTTCACCGCGTCGCTCGTGGGGGCGGGGCTCGGCTTCCTCTGGTTCAATGCGCACCCGGCCGAGATGTTCATGGGCGATGTCGGATCGCTCTCGCTCGGGGGCGTGCTCGGGGTGATAGCGATATTCCTCAAGCAGGAATTCCTCCTTGTTATCGTCGGCGGGGTGTATGTCGCGGAACTCGTCTCGGTCGTGATACAGGTCGTTTCGTTCAAACTGCGGAAGAAGCGGGTCTTTCGTATGGCCCCCTTGCATCATCACTTCGAGCTGTCCGGCTGGCATGAGTCGAAGGTGGTGCTCCGGTTCTGGATAATCGGCGCGCTCCTCGTGCTCATCGGCATCGCCACGCTCAAGATACGCTAG